In one Carassius carassius chromosome 12, fCarCar2.1, whole genome shotgun sequence genomic region, the following are encoded:
- the LOC132154712 gene encoding TOX high mobility group box family member 4-A-like has product MDLNFYSDLSDGTGQHVDSEFMDNSSYNGYDSANKFAGGNESYLTISGPGHHWSSEKTFYTPCLGDEEFEIPPISLDPDSALTIEDVEAHFGELAEQAESSSTSGVGSSLASNPVVGGNDPSFASAFMNPSSQGIEHLSIGAINQPGGSALLSSTLGVDLGHSVGSHFSSSSSMTIDVPINDMNHSLLGNNQLTTIDHSDLSAQLGLSLGGGASVSKSPEQPLSATPSPTGSLQDEDMEDFRQKTMLVDSSSTSPAIISHLPNLTGSNQLSSALPAVVRRVGGKPAMVPLTTLDTGATLGGKKGKKKKDPNEPQKPVSAYALFFRDTQAAIKGQNPNATFGEVSKIVASMWDSLGEEQKQVYKRKTEAARKEYLKALAAYRANQLSKSSTEVEDSTPSTPPSVPCPVTTAPAAPARPRLTPIPEQNTITNICASNIILDGPQVTTRSRTGSLPLAFGQPLTPSPSPTPTVTKIIISKQMLQGGSQIHQIPTSMVTVIPAGLRAMQPAAAGRQPPPLQQMQGTPPPPRLQQMVQTQAPPPLQAKPRGGPGSSLAVTATPPPPLQIKIVPASLHSDLSTPIIVTTATSANPVIATSTISASVHPTPVEVQVEEPKEELVTGTDETVIREEPEEMEVEVSIAPEASSSNLCVRAGCTNPAVESRDWDKEYCSNECVATHCRDIFMAWCSIKSQNSATVK; this is encoded by the exons ATGGATTTGAATTTTTACTCGGATCTCTCGGACGGGACTGGTCAACATGTTGATTCTGAGTTCATGGATAACTCGTCTTACAATGGATATGATTCAGCGAACAAG TTTGCAGGTGGCAATGAATCATACCTGACCATCAGTGGACCTGGTCATCATTGGTCATCTGAG aaaaccTTCTACACGCCCTGTCTGGGTGATGAAGAGTTTGAAATTCCACCAATCTCCTTGGATCCAGATTCTGCGCTCACCATAGAGGATGTGGAGGCCCACTTCGGAGAACTGGCCGAACAGGCTGAGAGCTCAAGTACTTCTGGAGTTGGAAGTAGTCTTGCCAGTAATCCTGTGGTAGGGGGGAATGATCCCTCTTTTGCCTCTGCTTTCATGAATCCATCATCTCAGGGCATAGAGCACTTGAGTATTGGTGCGATTAACCAGCCGGGAGGAAGTGCTCTACTGAGCTCAACTCTGGGTGTG GATCTTGGGCATTCTGTTGGCTCCCATTTCAGTAGTTCCTCCTCCATGACTATCGATGTTCCAATAAATGACATGAACCATAGTCTCCTGGGAAACAACCAGCTCACCACCATTGACCATTCAGATCTAAGCGCTCAGTTGGGGCTCAGCCTTGGTGGTGGAGCCAGTGTGTCAAAGTCTCCTGAACAACCCCTGTCAGCCACACCATCCCCTACTGGCTCGTTGCAGGATGAAGACATGGAGGACTTCAGACAA AAAACTATGCTGGTAGACTCCTCCTCAACCTCTCCGGCCATCATATCGCACCTCCCCAACTTGACTGGTTCCAACCAGCTTTCCTCTGCTCTACCAGCTGTGGTGAGGAGGGTGGGCGGTAAACCGGCCATGGTTCCTCTGACTACACTGGACACAGGAGCAACACTCGGaggcaaaaaaggaaaaaagaagaaagatCCCAATGAGCCACAGAAGCCAGTGTCAGCCTATGCTCTGTTCTTCAGAGACACCCAGGCAGCCATTAAAGGCCAGAACCCTAACGCCACATTCGGAGAAGTGTCAAAGATAGTGGCATCCATGTGGGACAGTCTTGGAGAAGAGCAAAAACAG gtttacaAGAGGAAAACCGAGGCAGCCAGGAAAGAGTATCTGAAAGCATTAGCAGCCTACAGAGCAAATCAGCTTTCCAAA TCATCTACTGAGGTGGAGGATAGCACTCCTTCCACTCCTCCTTCTGTCCCCTGTCCCGTCACTACTGCTCCTGCTGCCCCTGCTCGTCCACGGCTGACACCCATCCCTGAGCAGAACACCATCACTAACATCTGCGCCTCCAATATCATCCTCGACGGGCCTCAAGTCACCACCCGTTCCCGCACGGGCTCTCTACCCCTGGCTTTCGGCCAGCCCCTGACCCCTTCCCCCAGCCCGACCCCCACTGTCACGAAAATCATCATCTCCAAACAGATGCTGCAGGGAGGTTCTCAGATCCACCAGATCCCCACGTCCATGGTGACGGTGATCCCGGCCGGATTGCGAGCCATGCAGCCGGCTGCTGCCGGACGACAGCCTCCACCGCTGCAGCAGATGCAGGGCACCCCACCTCCACCACGTCTGCAGCAGATGGTACAAACCCAAGCTCCACCACCTCTTCAGGCCAAGCCCCGTGGAGGGCCAGGAAGTTCCTTGGCTGTCACGGCTACACCACCTCCACCTCTTCAGATAAAGATTGTGCCTGCTTCTTTACACTCCGACCTGTCTACACCGATTATTGTTACTACAGCTACAAGTGCCAATCCTGTTATTGCCACATCCACCATCTCAGCCTCAGTGCATCCCACCCCTGTTGAGGTGCAAGTGGAAGAACCCAAAGAGGAGTTGGTCACTGGGACAGACGAGACAGTGATTCGGGAGGAACCCGAAGAG ATGGAGGTGGAGGTAAGCATTGCTCCGGAGGCCTCCTCTTCAAATCTCTGTGTCCGAGCTGGGTGTACAAACCCTGCTGTGGAGAGTCGAGACTGGGATAAGGAGTATTGCAGCAATGAATGTGTGGCCACACACTgcag GGATATTTTCATGGCCTGGTGTTCAATCAAGAGCCAGAACTCAGCCACcgtcaaataa